Sequence from the Panicum virgatum strain AP13 chromosome 5N, P.virgatum_v5, whole genome shotgun sequence genome:
TTATATTTGAAAAAGTTGTAACTTATACACACAACTTATACTTCTCTTTCTGATAATTTCTTTATTCGATAATTTTGTGCCATCACTTTCATGGTATGAACAACTTATAGGTTATAACTTTTATCTTCTATGAATGTTGTTTGGAGAATTTTATGTATAACTTGTCCATAATGTACACACATACAAAATGATATAACACAAAaattattgaatgaaaaaacaaaatgaaaaaGTAAGGAAAAAAGCCCGTGGCGCCGCAATCTTGGGGCTGCCCAGCAGACCGGCACCCGCACGTGATTGTGGGCCCGCCCGTTAGAGCGGTGTACGCCAGATGAATCGCGCGCCAGCAGCGCTTCTGGCGAGCGCTTGTCAAATTAGATTTGCGCTCAGGATGCCAGGGCTCGTCACGTAAGTTTGTTGCTGCCGCACAACACAGCAGCACTGTCACGTGAAAAAATAAAAGCTATTTTGGGAGCCACGTACATGTACAAGAGCTTAGAGCTCGAGCCACCGCGGTAGGAAATCGTGCGCTCGTACGCTTGCTAGCGCACGCGTGTGGAGTTGGATTTCCGCTGCTCCTGCACTCTGCTCCTTCAGCTACTTCTGCTGAACAAACAcataggccttgtttggttccccAGCGCTATCTAGTGCTACAAAGGGAATTTCGCATGCATGATGTGCTAAaagaagtctatttgcaaaatcttttcagagatgggtgtaacttttcgcgacgaatctaatgacagtaattaattgatgatttgctaaagtaatgctacaataatcatcatctaatcgtgcggtcaaaagcctcattagatttttcAGGATCACTAGCGCaagggttctgaagttgattttgtaaactgactttatttgacactgtaattaacggttaaaatatcactattcactagcacgctacaaaccaaacacggccataaaATGCTAGCCGATAGTGGCGTGGCATAATTAACGACTAGTATGCCCTCAGCTGATGGTATAAACGATTCATAATTTCTCAACACGAATAGTACTGTATTGGATGACGATCATTGACAGCTAATAAAATATTTGAGGCTCTGAAAGTACCATACAACGAAAACAAGGAACTACATTGCTTGTATAACACATTCCACCGATGTACCCGAAAAAAAATCATCTGTACATGTAATCATTGCAACAAATCTACTGCTGCAGCAATACCCAGTCTGCCACAACGGTTCAACAGTACAACAGACCCACACTGTCCAAACACCACAGGTGGCGATGCGTGACACTGGTTTTGCGGGGCTTGTGGACATCTTTCATGGGGAAGCAGCTGGGGCAGATGGTTTTGGAGTCTGATTTTTCTGGTTAGCTGCAGCTTGGGCAGCAGAGTTTCTTGTGTCAGTCGCCATTGACTTCTTGATCTGATGATAATTACAAAAAGAGAGTAATACGTAAATACAACATGAAAAGAAAGCGAACAATGCAAGTATAGCAGATTCAACAGACAAATGTTCATGCAAATTCTAGAATATGCTCCTAAGTTTCAACAGAGATGATGGAAGATGTATGGCTACATGGGTCCAATCATGCATGAAATTAGATGGATGGTTGCTGAAAACTTAAAAAGTGGGTACCAGAGCAAGCCTCTCCCTGTGAATGTCATTTATGTGCTGCAAATCATCAAGACAAAGGAGGTTAGTACAAGATGAACAACGAAGAAAATAACTACAGGAAGAAATTTGAAAGCAAGCAAAAAAGAGAAATAATGAACTACCTGTTTCTTGTACAGTTTGATTTCATCCCCACTGAAGCCTGGCAACGTGATATTCCAGCTTCTTTCTGCAATGGAGAACTCTTAAGTTATAACAGAATGACATTTTAAATGTTACCTGAAAGGACATCACATATAGTCTAGAAGATAAATAAAATGGGATCACCTGCATGGAGGAGTACATCTTTGGCTTCTAGGGTGTTTGACTTCCTATGCTTTGCTAAAGAACAAGCAAATGTAGTGACCTGCTTAAAACAGTTATCAGCAAACGGAACTTAAACTATACACTGGAGAGAGAGACCCAGGAGACATGATATAAAGCTAGTTTATATCATGACATGCAGATCTAATGATAGATAACTTTCACCAAACGGAACCTTTCAGAAGTTTTTATATGACATGATCTCCCATCAACTATAAACAATACTAATAAACAAGAGAAAAGAACATTGAAAGTAAAgtctaacaaaaaaaaacattaggGAGCCTTCAACCCTGTAAGGCTGTAATGACTGAGGAGTTCTGGCATTTCAAGAAAAATTACATAGAGATATTTATATTTACTCACTAAAAGATAAAACATAACTGAACTGATAATACCAAGGAAGCTGGGCATCAAAATAAATATGAATACATTAGCCAAAAAAAGATAAATCTCTGGAAATCCGTGCATACAACATTAGGATGCATAAGCTAATAGAATTTAGAAAATGGGAGTGAGAATGTATATTTTCGGACGAAAAGAGATCTACACCAACTTGCTTGAGACTAAAAAGGCTTTGTTAGTATCTTCATCTTGTTGAAAATATAATACACTTCCAATCTTGTTGTAAAGAAAATACATTTCTCAAAGTAAGCTTTGTTTAGGGAAAAGAAGTCCCTAAAGCAGAGGTGGAATAACTTACAGACTCAACAAAATCTTCCGCAATGTCCATAAGAACATCTTCAACTTCAGGATCCAGCTTTTCGTTAGGATCAATCTGTCAAgtattgaatgatgaaaaatcaACCCAGCAAATGTCTAATGTTCACTATTCACAACATTAACTAATATTTATTAACAATCCTACTTCAATATCTGTTCAAGTACCATTGACGCAAAGTTCAGTGCAGATCATCAGAAGCACACGAATATAATGGGAACTATGAAGATGAAATCACAGCCAGTTATGGTAAAATGAATTCTACTTTGTCTGTGAGATACTGAAATACATATGCTGTGATGAGGTATCCTTTAAGTTTGGTCCTGTGAGTATATAAACTTGAATTGGCATTTCCCCACTGCCTGGGAAACGTGCCTAGTGGCTCTACTTACGAGTTACGAGTTTTATAGTAGGATAATTGAACTAGCGAAGTGTTGGTCATCATGAGTAATGAGTTCCACAGCCACTGTACAGACCTAGCAACAGATGGACATGCACGATGAAATTGAGAGAAACAAAAGAGACCTACTGGACCTTGTTACATATTTGCCATGACTTCCATGGTCACTGTACAGACCTAGCAAAGAATTTGCAAAATGAATTGAGAGAAACCAAAGAGACCCACTTGACCTTACTGCCAGAATATAGGTGCAAATTGATCATATGGTCAGCAGGTCAGGATCCAtggaaaaaaagaggaaaaatgcAGGACCATGTACCTTTCAAACTACATTGAAGAAATAGCAGCATACCTGAGCAACTAATTCATGTATGCTTCTCTTGGTCAGTAGTCGAGTACCAGTTTCACTAACATCCGCATCAGTTGCGACTGTATTGACAGATTGCAAAACAGTTGTATTTTGTATAGCAGGTGAATCAGGCTTCTGTGTCATTGTCACTGGGGTGCGAGCAGCTTGCTGCTGAGAATGCTGTGGCTGGTTTTTGGGTGCTGAATTTTGTTGAATTTGATGCGAGGAACTTTGTTGCtgttgcttctgctgctgctgctgctgcaaaatTTGATTGTGCGgtagttgctgctgctgctgctgctgctgctgttgtgaAATTACATTCTGTTGATGCAGAGTCACAGGTGCAGATTGTTGTGGTCTTGGCTGTGGAACTTGTGGCCTCTGTTGCGGCCTAAATGCTGAAGTTGAATTTTGTGGAGTTTGCTGTGAAGCAggggaaggagcaggagaaCTCACAGTCATCGGCCTCATTAAAGCATGGGAGGGGGTTCTCTGTAGGAAAATACTTAAATCAAGCAGAGATTATGAAATGAATTGGGATGATTTATGAGAGAGCATTCCATCGTACATTAGACGGCAAAATAGAACTTAACCAAAAGCAACTGAGGCGTTAGTACTACCCCGGTGATACAATTAGACAAAAACAATTATAACAACCAGAGTCATATTTGTAGATTGACAACTGATAAATCAACATTTGAAGTGAACTATAATGGCATCCcatgaaaaataaattaaatatgGAATTTGTGTCTATATTAACTTGGATACTGAAAATGTAACTTCTTTGACTAGAATTAAGATATATGATGATGTGCCCCATTTAACTTAAACAGAATGATAAATTACCTAGAAGTACAATTCATTGCTTTAAACTAGAAAGTTTTCTTACTTGTGAACCTGGCATTTGACTACCAGATGGAATTGGAGTTGTTGATGATGGAAGGCCAGGTCTTGGCTGCTGTGGACCGGGTATTATTCCTGGTCTCACCTGGGATGCGCTTAGGGATCCAATCATCCCAATATTTTGAATCCCAGGAGAAGGCTGCCTAAACTGGAGGCCATCAATAATAAGGAATTTTCAGTGAAGTCAAAAGCACAGGTAAAGGATGCAATCTACTGACAATAAAACACACCTGCAGGCATTACAAAATTATAATGCTTTTACATGGTTTAACTAACTACAAAATAATCTTCCAAACAAGAAGTCCATAACATAGCTGAACTATGTGCAGTGATAAATGCCATCCAATACAGAAACTGAGTTTGGCAATTCCTTGTGTTGATGGAAGGACACAAAGACATGAGTCAAAACAGCAGGTGACAGAAAGTAAGCAATTGAGTGTTTTCACTCCTATACCTACATTATGAATTGAATTTGACAGTTTCAGGTGCCGGGAGTGACAAGAAATAAGCAGACGAATCTGTAGGGTAAACATTGCAGAAGACATGTACCATTCCATAATTTGGAGCTTAGCTCTGAGGCCCCTGTGCTCAATAAGCTGTAAACTGCAGACTTGGGTTCCAGTATTTTCTGGTATCTAATCCACACGAGTCATGGGTGTAGTGAGATGAAATTGCCGTAGCTAACACTCACTAGCCATGGTTTGCTAGAGCAAAACTACATTTGAACAACTCGTGAATATAGTACTAGCATAAAAATAAAATCGACCGGGAATATATACAAACCTGTGAAGATGACGGCGGGGGCAGGTCGGGGCCGCGATGCATCGATCCAAACTGGTGAgcaagcggaggcggcggcacgaACCCGGTGTAACCAGCGGGCGTCTGTGCGGGACGCGGCGCAGGGATCCCCACAACAACCCCTCCCCTTGGTATAGGGGGTGCCGCGGAGGAAGAGGGCGGAACGGaagcggaggaggaggtcgcagttgtggcagcagaggaggacgaggacatCGTAATGGGCGAGGCTAGGTGGGTGTAAGGTGGCCtcattcgcggcggcggcggcctcgcggaCACGGAGCTGGGGCCTGGGGCCTCTAGGGTTTGAGCGGGATTTGCTGCCGTACCAGAGTTCGGGGTAGGGGTGGTGATGGTGGAGTCGGAAGAGGGtgcggcagaggcggcggaaGCCGGTGGGTtaggtggtggtggcgccgcAGAGGAAGCAGAAGCAGAGGTcgaggagggcgccgccgccgcggcggcgtccggctgCGAGGGCGGAGGCGCGTCCATGCTGTTCGTCGGGAGGGGGGCGCGGGGGCGGTGGGTGGTGCGGGCGGCTGGGGCCTGCGGCGCAGCCGCGCAGGGTCCTGGGCTGCGGCCTGTGAGGGCGGAGCTGGCGTGGACGATGGCCGGCGAGGGGCGCTGGCGGCTGGGGCCTGCAGCGCAGCCGCGCAGGGTCCTGGGCGGCGGCCTGCgagggcgggcggcgccgcgttGGTGTGGCGTGGGCGCCTGCTGGTGGCCTGGTCGAGTGGTGGGTAGGCGGCGGGCTGACGGGGATCTCGGGGAGTCAGACAGATGTGTGTGGGCCGGCGGGATGGGCCTGGCTACTTCTAATCTTGTATGCATATTGGGCTTTATTAGAATTTCGGgtattttagaatattcagtTACCGGAACTATATATTCAAATTTTCCGAACTAAACTAGAATATTCTACTCGAGATAGCTATTGGTAATACAGGTTTGGGTATTTCGGCTTCGGAAAATTGTGGCTAGAcctgctccctccctctcaaaataaatacaattttaGATTTCAAAATTCGTTCCACAAAAAATGTTAATTTTGACTTATCTACCACAAACGACAAGTCAGATTTcgaaaaattctcacaaaagaCAACTAACATCTTATTCACTcactataaaaaaaataaaaaaatattttgatatttttACACCTATCCTTAGTTTGCGTGTTTAATCCTAAAATTAcatttattttggaacggagaggGTCCTATTCGATGAATTGCCTGGCAGTTCGGCAGGACGCAGGACCAGAGCCGTAGAGTTTTGTTGGCTTGTTGCATACGTGTCTCAATAAGTACAAAGAAATACGGATAAGCATCAGGACTTGTTTGCAAAATCAAGTTTCCACAAGAACTAGAACAAAAAGAAACGCGCGCAGCCGCTTGTCTCCGGAGCCAAGACACAAAATCGATGGGCAAAAGCGGGAGGAAGCCGAGGGAGTCGCACCGGCAGGGCCGTGGCCGCCGCACGTCGCACTTCGGCGA
This genomic interval carries:
- the LOC120672523 gene encoding transcription initiation factor TFIID subunit 12-like isoform X2 translates to MDAPPPSQPDAAAAAAPSSTSASASSAAPPPPNPPASAASAAPSSDSTITTPTPNSGTAANPAQTLEAPGPSSVSARPPPPRMRPPYTHLASPITMSSSSSAATTATSSSASVPPSSSAAPPIPRGGVVVGIPAPRPAQTPAGYTGFVPPPPLAHQFGSMHRGPDLPPPSSSQFRQPSPGIQNIGMIGSLSASQVRPGIIPGPQQPRPGLPSSTTPIPSGSQMPGSQQTPQNSTSAFRPQQRPQVPQPRPQQSAPVTLHQQNVISQQQQQQQQQQLPHNQILQQQQQQKQQQQSSSHQIQQNSAPKNQPQHSQQQAARTPVTMTQKPDSPAIQNTTVLQSVNTVATDADVSETGTRLLTKRSIHELVAQIDPNEKLDPEVEDVLMDIAEDFVESVTTFACSLAKHRKSNTLEAKDVLLHAERSWNITLPGFSGDEIKLYKKQHINDIHRERLALIKKSMATDTRNSAAQAAANQKNQTPKPSAPAASP
- the LOC120672523 gene encoding transcription initiation factor TFIID subunit 12-like isoform X1, which translates into the protein MDAPPPSQPDAAAAAAPSSTSASASSAAPPPPNPPASAASAAPSSDSTITTPTPNSGTAANPAQTLEAPGPSSVSARPPPPRMRPPYTHLASPITMSSSSSAATTATSSSASVPPSSSAAPPIPRGGVVVGIPAPRPAQTPAGYTGFVPPPPLAHQFGSMHRGPDLPPPSSSQFRQPSPGIQNIGMIGSLSASQVRPGIIPGPQQPRPGLPSSTTPIPSGSQMPGSQRTPSHALMRPMTVSSPAPSPASQQTPQNSTSAFRPQQRPQVPQPRPQQSAPVTLHQQNVISQQQQQQQQQQLPHNQILQQQQQQKQQQQSSSHQIQQNSAPKNQPQHSQQQAARTPVTMTQKPDSPAIQNTTVLQSVNTVATDADVSETGTRLLTKRSIHELVAQIDPNEKLDPEVEDVLMDIAEDFVESVTTFACSLAKHRKSNTLEAKDVLLHAERSWNITLPGFSGDEIKLYKKQHINDIHRERLALIKKSMATDTRNSAAQAAANQKNQTPKPSAPAASP